From the Clavibacter phaseoli genome, one window contains:
- a CDS encoding ABC-F family ATP-binding cassette domain-containing protein, producing MAHLLGAEALHLEFPTRVIFDDVTIGVNEGDRIGIVGRNGDGKSTLLSLLAGRLEPDSGRVTRRRGITIGVLDQSDTLPDGQTVGEAIVGGIDEHEWAGNPLVRDVIDGLASDVPWDADVANLSGGQRRRVALAKLLIGDHDILFLDEPTNHLDVEGIAWLAGHLRRRWAPNSGGLIVVTHDRWFLDEVANATWEVHDRLIEPFEGGYAAYILQRVERDRSAAVSEAKRQNLMKKELAWLRRGAPARTAKPKFRIEAANALIADEPPARDTVSLASMAMQRLGKDVVDLLDVSVSYGEKQILKDVEWRIAPGERTGILGVNGAGKSTLLSLVAGSLQPTTGRVKRGKTIKVAVLTQQLDELKDVLDDRVSTVIGRQRTTYVAGGKEMTPGQLLERLGFTSAQLSTPVKDLSGGQKRRLQLLLIVLDEPNVLILDEPTNDLDTDMLAAMEDLLDSFPGTLLVVSHDRYLIERVTDQQYAVMNGNLRHLPGGVEQYLKLRAQPGNAEKATVARPDEVGGQATATLGGSGGSQLQGAELRNAQKELASITRKLEKADTRRRQALDAMAEHDPNDYDGLGKLNEGVRAIEADVEALESRWMELSELLEG from the coding sequence GTGGCCCATCTGCTGGGAGCCGAAGCGCTCCACCTCGAGTTCCCGACGCGCGTGATCTTCGACGACGTGACCATCGGGGTGAACGAGGGCGACCGCATCGGCATCGTCGGACGCAACGGCGACGGCAAGTCGACCCTCCTCTCCCTCCTCGCCGGACGCCTGGAACCGGACTCCGGCCGCGTCACCCGCCGCCGCGGGATCACGATCGGCGTCCTCGACCAGAGCGACACCCTGCCCGACGGCCAGACCGTCGGCGAGGCCATCGTCGGCGGCATCGACGAGCACGAGTGGGCGGGCAACCCGCTCGTCCGCGACGTGATCGACGGCCTCGCCTCCGACGTGCCGTGGGACGCCGACGTCGCGAACCTCTCGGGCGGCCAGCGCCGCCGCGTCGCGCTCGCGAAGCTCCTCATCGGCGACCACGACATCCTCTTCCTCGACGAGCCCACCAACCACCTCGACGTCGAGGGCATCGCCTGGCTCGCCGGCCACCTCCGCCGCCGCTGGGCGCCGAACTCGGGCGGCCTCATCGTCGTGACCCACGACCGGTGGTTCCTCGACGAGGTCGCGAACGCCACGTGGGAGGTCCACGACCGGCTCATCGAGCCGTTCGAGGGCGGCTACGCGGCGTACATCCTCCAGCGCGTCGAGCGCGACCGCAGCGCCGCCGTCTCCGAGGCGAAGCGCCAGAACCTCATGAAGAAGGAGCTCGCGTGGCTGCGCCGCGGGGCCCCCGCGCGCACGGCCAAGCCGAAGTTCCGGATCGAGGCGGCCAACGCCCTCATCGCCGACGAGCCGCCCGCGCGCGACACGGTCTCGCTCGCGTCGATGGCGATGCAGCGGCTCGGCAAGGACGTCGTCGACCTCCTCGACGTGTCCGTGAGCTACGGCGAGAAGCAGATCCTCAAGGACGTCGAGTGGCGCATCGCGCCCGGCGAGCGCACGGGCATCCTCGGCGTCAACGGCGCGGGCAAGTCCACGCTCCTGTCGCTCGTCGCCGGATCCCTCCAGCCCACCACCGGCAGGGTCAAGCGCGGCAAGACCATCAAGGTCGCGGTGCTCACGCAGCAGCTCGACGAGCTCAAGGACGTGCTGGACGACCGCGTCTCGACCGTCATCGGCCGCCAGCGCACCACGTACGTCGCGGGCGGCAAGGAGATGACGCCCGGCCAGCTCCTCGAGCGCCTCGGCTTCACGAGCGCCCAGCTGTCGACGCCCGTCAAGGACCTCTCGGGCGGCCAGAAGCGCCGCCTCCAGCTCCTCCTCATCGTGCTCGACGAGCCGAACGTGCTCATCCTCGACGAGCCCACCAACGACCTCGACACCGACATGCTCGCCGCCATGGAGGACCTCCTCGACTCGTTCCCCGGCACGCTGCTCGTCGTGAGCCACGACCGGTACCTCATCGAGCGGGTCACCGACCAGCAGTACGCGGTCATGAACGGCAACCTCCGCCACCTCCCCGGCGGCGTGGAGCAGTACTTGAAGCTCCGCGCGCAGCCCGGCAACGCCGAGAAGGCGACCGTCGCCCGGCCCGACGAGGTCGGCGGCCAGGCCACCGCGACGCTCGGCGGATCCGGCGGCTCGCAGCTCCAGGGCGCCGAGCTGCGGAACGCGCAGAAGGAGCTGGCGAGCATCACGCGCAAGCTCGAGAAGGCGGACACACGCCGCCGCCAGGCGCTCGACGCCATGGCGGAGCACGACCCGAACGACTACGACGGGCTGGGCAAGCTGAACGAGGGCGTGCGCGCGATCGAGGCCGACGTCGAGGCGCTCGAGTCGCGCTGGATGGAGCTCAGCGAGCTGCTCGAGGGCTGA